In Lemur catta isolate mLemCat1 chromosome 1, mLemCat1.pri, whole genome shotgun sequence, one DNA window encodes the following:
- the USF3 gene encoding basic helix-loop-helix domain-containing protein USF3, translating to MPEMTENETPTKKQHRKKNRETHNAVERHRKKKINAGINRIGELIPCSPALKQSKNMILDQAFKYITELKRQNDELLLNGGNNEQAEEIKKLRKQLEEIQKENGRYIELLKANDICLYDDPTIHWKGNLKNSKVSVVIPSDQVQKNIIVYSNGSQPGGNSQGTAVQGITFNVGHNLQKQTANVVPVQRTCNLVTPVSISGVYPPENKPWHQTTVSALATNQPVPLCLPATISAQNILELSTSESESSVLGATGSSLIAVPVGPEPHQHRSLNTCLDDQNSSENRNGQESPKLLKKTAPCATSTPPSSSAAVTKVHHGNKSCLNVQDFRGDFQNTFVVSVTTTVCSQPPRSAGDSSPVSTSKSAGSTSTTTVVAPSAPGVGKTTTLVSTLSANPLDNGWTLSCSLPSSSVSASDLKNINSLTRISSAGNTQTTWTTLQLAGNTIQPLSQTPSSTVTPVLNESGTSPTTSNHNRHVAAGINLSNSFPADGQPVEQVVVTLPSCPSLPMQPLIAQSQVKSQPPKNILPLNSTMQVIHMAQPVGPAVNAGPANQNVIILQPPSTTPCPTVMRAEVPNQTVGQQIVIIQAANQNPLPLLSAPPAGSVRLPVNGANAIIGSNNSVQNVSTPQTFGGKHLVHILPRPSSLSPSNSTQTFSVTMSNQQQPQTISLNGQLFALQPVMSSSGTTNQTPMQIIQPTTSEDPNTNVALNTFGALASLNQSISQMAGQSCVQLSINQPANPPTTANSQTTPATCVSLTTVAPLMTTENSATLPSTYNLVTAPSVNTVACLPPNVKSKRLNKKPGAKKHLAANKSACPPNPVRDVSKLDCPSTEGSAEPPCSDGLLESLPVVSPSVPASQANSVSLSASHSLDILNSESVIPESVSKSKSSEESSSPSQESVTSEHFAMVPAKSKDSTPNLQRETSQDKPPTGLALSDAAKSCTSANALIPSPNDPHILVSQVSGLSSTTSTTSTDCVSEVEIIAEPCRVEQESSDTMQTTGLLKGQGLNTLLSDLAKEKDPQKSSLSDQMDHPDFPSENSKIVDSSVNLHPKQELLLMNNDDRDPPQHHSCLPDQEVINGSLLTSRQADSPMSTSSGSSRSFSVASMLPETTREDVTSNATTNTCDSCTFAEQTDIVALAARAIFDQENLEKGRVGLHADVREVTSKPSETSSLEGDPAFKSQTPKENGTGQAEATPNEFNSQDSIEATVDRPLEKPSCSLGIKTSNASLQASPSHPPSITSLSVNNLIHQSSISHPLVSCAGLAQTSEQTTVPATVNLTVSSSSYGSQPPGPSLMTEYSQEQLNTMTSTIPNSQIQEPLLKPSHENRKDSAKRAVQDDLLLSSAKRQKHCQPAPLRLESMSLMSRTPDSISDQTQMMVSQIPPNSSNSVVPVSNPAHGDGLARLFPPGNNFVAPALRQTEVQCSSQPSVVEQQQTQASQHLQALQQHVPAQGVPHLHSNHLYIKQQQQQQQQQQQAGQLRERHHLYQLQHHVPHADSSVHSQPHNVHQQRTLQQEVQLQKKRNLVQGSQASQLSLQPKHHGTDQSRPKNGQPHPHHQQMQQQMQQHFGSSQPEKSCENPSTSRNHHNHPQNHLNQDIMHQQQDVGSRQQGSGVSSEHVSGHNPMQRLLTSRGLEQQMVSQPSIVTRPSDMTCTPHRPERNRVSSYSAEALIGKTSSNSEQRMGISIQGSRVPDQLEMRSYLDVPRNKSLAIHNMQGRVDHTVASDIRLSDCQTFKPSGASQQPQSNFDVQSSRNNEIGNPVSSLRSMQSQAFRISQNTGPPPIDRQKRLPYPPVQSIPTGNAIPPRDSENTCHQSFMQSLLAPHLGDQVIGSQRPLSEHQRNAQCGPSSAIEYNCPPTHESVHIRRESESQNRESCDMSLGAINTRNSTLNIPFSSSSSSGDIQGRNTSPNVSVQKSNPMRITDSHGTKGHMNPPVTTNMHGVARPALPHPSVSHGNADQGPPVRQANSSVPQRSRHPLQDSSGSKIRQPERNRSGNQRHSNVFDPSLPHLPLSTSGSMILGRQQPAAEKRGSIVRFMPDSPQVPNDNSGPDQHTLSQNFGFPFIPEGGMNPPINANTSFIPQVTQPSATRAPALIPVDPQNTLPSFYPPYSPAHPTLSNDISIPYFSNQMFSNPSTEKVNSGSLNNRFGSILSPPRPVGFAQPSFPLLPDMPPMHMTNSHLSNFNMTSLFPEIATALPDGSAMSPLLTIANSSASDSSKQSSNRPAHNISHILGHDCSSAV from the exons ATGCCAGAAATGACAGAGAATGAGACTCCTACAAAAAAGCAGCACAG aaagaaaaaccgGGAGACACACAATGCAG TGGAGAGgcatagaaagaagaaaatcaatgcTGGGATAAACAGAATAGGAGAGCTGATCCCATGTTCTCCTGCCCTGAAGCAG AGCAAGAATATGATCCTGGACCAAGCCTTTAAATATATAACAGAATTGAAAAGGCAAAATGATGAACTCCTGCTTAATGGAGGAAACAATGAACAAG ctgaagaaattaaaaagctaCGGAAACAACTAGaagaaatccaaaaagaaaatggcCGATATATTGAATTACTGAAAGCAAATGACATATGCTTATATGATGACCCTACAATCCACTGGAAAGGAAATCTTAAAAACTCAAAGGTCTCTGTTGTTATTCCTAGTGACCAGGTTCAAAAAAATATCATTGTTTATTCCAATGGGAGTCAGCCTGGTGGAAACAGCCAGGGAACAGCTGTTCAGGGGATAACCTTTAATGTTGGTCATAATTTACAAAAGCAAACTGCCAATGTGGTGCCGGTACAGAGGACTTGCAATCTTGTGACTCCTGTGTCTATTTCTGGAGTTTACCCTCCTGAAAATAAGCCATGGCATCAGACCACGGTTTCTGCATTAGCTACCAACCAGCCTGTTCCTCTTTGTCTTCCTGCCACCATTTCTGCTCAAAATATTCTCGAGCTTTCCACCTCTGAAAGCGAATCGAGCGTGCTTGGTGCCACTGGTAGCTCACTGATTGCTGTTCCAGTGGGGCCTGAACCTCACCAACATCGTTCCTTGAACACATGTTTAGATGATCAAAATTCTTCTGAAAATAGGAATGGACAAGAGAGCCCCaaattattgaagaaaacagCCCCTTGTGCTACAAGCACTCCCCCCAGTTCCTCAGCAGCCGTTACTAAAGTGCACCATGGAAACAAGTCCTGCCTGAACGTACAGGACTTCAGAGGTGATTTTCAGAACACCTTTGTTGTTTCAGTTACCACCACAGTCTGCTCCCAGCCTCCTAGATCCGCAGGTGATTCTTCTCCAGTGAGCACTAGCAAGAGTGCAGGCTCGACAAGTACAACCACAGTGGTGGCACCATCTGCCCCTGGAGTAGGGAAGACCACCACTCTTGTAAGCACTCTTTCTGCAAACCCTTTGGACAATGGTTGGACTCTTTCTTGTTCTTTGCCTTCTTCAAGTGTTAGTGCTTcagatttgaaaaacattaataGCCTTACCCGAATTTCTTCAGCTGGAAACACACAGACAACGTGGACTACTTTGCAACTGGCAGGAAACACTATTCAGCCCTTAAGCCAGACACCATCTTCCACTGTGACTCCAGTATTAAATGAGTCTGGGACTAGCCCCACTACAAGCAACCACAATAGACATGTGGCTGCAGGCATTAACTTGAGTAATTCCTTTCCAGCAGATGGGCAGCCAGTTGAGCAAGTAGTTGTAACCTTGCCTTCATGTCCATCTCTACCTATGCAGCCACTAATTGCCCAGTCACAAGTTAAATCTCAGCCTCCAAAAAATATCCTTCCACTGAATTCAACAATGCAAGTGATTCATATGGCTCAACCAGTTGGCCCAGCTGTGAATGCAGGTCCAGCTAATCAAAACGTTATCATTCTTCAGCCGCCCAGCACCACCCCGTGCCCAACAGTGATGAGGGCAGAAGTTCCCAACCAAACAGTAGGTCAGCAGATAGTAATCATACAGGCAGCTAATCAGAATCCTTTGCCACTTCTCTCTGCTCCACCTGCTGGTTCTGTTCGACTGCCTGTCAATGGAGCCAATGCTATAATAGGGTCTAATAATTCAGTGCAAAATGTTTCAACCCCACAGACTTTTGGAGGAAAGCATCTTGTCCACATATTACCAAGACCTTCATCTTTATCACCATCTAATTCAACCCAAACCTTTTCTGTTACTATGTCAAACCAACAACAGCCTCAAACCATTTCTTTGAATGGGCAGCTCTTTGCTTTGCAGCCTGTGATGTCTTCATCAGGAACTACAAATCAAACCCCTATGCAAATTATTCAACCCACCACCAGCGAAGATCCAAATACCAACGTTGCCCTGAATACATTTGGTGCTTTGGCCAGCCTCAATCAAAGCATATCACAGATGGCTGGGCAAAGCTGTGTACAATTGTCGATTAACCAGCCTGCCAATCCTCCAACTACTGCAAATAGTCAGACCACCCCAGCTACCTGTGTTTCTTTAACAACTGTAGCACCTCTCATGACAACAGAGAATTCAGCCACACTACCCAGTACTTATAATCTAGTGACTGCTCCCTCAGTGAACACTGTTGCTTGTTTGCCACCTAACGTGAAGTCAAAAAGGTTGAATAAGAAGCCAGGGGCCAAGAAACACTTAGCAGCAAACAAGTCGGCCTGTCCCCCGAATCCAGTCAGAGATGTGAGCAAGTTGGACTGCCCCAGCACTGAGGGCTCAGCAGAGCCACCCTGTAGTGATGGACTGCTGGAAAGTCTGCCTGTTGTGTCACCATCTGTCCCTGCATCCCAGGCAAACAGTGTAAGTCTTTCTGCTTCACATTCGTTGGACATTCTCAATTCGGAATCAGTAATACCCGAGTCTGTGTCCAAATCTAAGTCATCAGAGGAGTCCAGCTCACCCTCCCAAGAATCTGTAACAAGTGAACATTTTGCAATGGTCCCAGCAAAATCCAAAGATTCTACCCCCAATTTGCAACGAGAGACATCTCAGGATAAACCACCAACTGGTTTAGCATTGTCAGATGCTGCCAAATCCTGCACTTCAGCCAATGCGTTGATTCCATCTCCAAATGATCCTCACATTTTGGTTTCTCAGGTTTCTGGTTTGTCATCTACCACAAGCACTACAAGTACTGACTGTGTTTCTGAGGTAGAAATCATTGCTGAACCTTGCAGAGTGGAGCAAGAGTCATCGGATACAATGCAAACCACTGGTCTCTTAAAGGGGCAAGGTTTAAATACATTGCTATCTGATCTTGCTAAAGAAAAAGACCCCCAGAAATCATCCCTTTCAGATCAGATGGATCATCCTGACTTTCCttcagaaaattctaaaatagttGACTCGAGTGTTAATTTACATCCCAAACAGGAACTGTTACTAATGAACAATGATGATAGAGACCCACCACAGCATCATTCCTGTCTGCCTGATCAGGAAGTTATTAATGGTTCTTTGCTCACCAGTAGGCAGGCTGACTCTCCCATGTCAACCAGCTCTGGCAGCAGTCGTAGTTTCTCAGTTGCATCCATGCTTCCTGAAACAACTAGAGAGGATGTGACCAGCAATGCAACAACTAATACGTGTGACAGCTGTACCTTTGCAGAGCAAACCGATATAGTAGCTCTTGCAGCAAGAGCTATTTTTGACCAGGAGAACCTTGAGAAGGGAAGAGTTGGCCTCCATGCTGATGTAAGAGAAGTTACTTCAAAGCCTTCTGAAACATCATCTTTAGAGGGAGACCCAGCTTTCAAATCACAGACACCTAAAGAGAATGGCACAGGACAGGCAGAGGCAACACCAAATGAATTCAATTCTCAGGATTCAATTGAAGCAACCGTGGATAGGCCCCTGGAGAAACCAAGTTGTTCTCTAGGAATTAAAACATCAAATGCCTCTTTACAGGCTTCACCGTCTCATCCACCAAGCATCACCAGTTTAAGTGTGAATAACCTTATTCATCAGAGCAGCATCAGCCATCCTTTGGTCAGCTGTGCAGGTTTAGCCCAAACTTCAGAGCAAACAACTGTTCCTGCAACGGTTAATCTGACTGTTTCATCTAGCTCTTATGGCAGTCAGCCCCCTGGACCATCTCTGATGACTGAATATTCCCAAGAACAGCTAAACACTATGACTAGTACCATACCAAATTCACAGATTCAAGAGCCACTCTTAAAGCCAAGTCATGAAAACCGTAAGGATTCTGCCAAGCGTGCTGTCCAAGATGACCTTTTACTGTCTTCAGCTAAACGTCAAAAGCATTGTCAGCCAGCCCCGCTCAGGCTTGAAAGTATGTCCCTGATGAGCAGAACTCCAGATAGCATTTCTGATCAAACTCAAATGATGGTTAGTCAGATTCCTCCCAACTCTTCAAACTCAGTTGTGCCTGTTAGCAACCCAGCACATGGAGATGGCCTTGCACGATTGTTTCCACCTGGTAACAACTTTGTGGCCCCTGCATTGAGGCAAACTGAAGTTCAGTGTAGTTCTCAGCCTTCAGTTGTTGAGCAGCAGCAAACCCAGGCAAGTCAACATCTACAGGCCCTGCAACAGCATGTTCCAGCTCAAGGGGTACCTCACCTTCATAGTAACCATCTGTAcataaagcagcagcagcagcagcagcaacagcaacagcaagCAGGGCAGTTAAGAGAGAGGCATCACTTATATCAACTGCAGCATCACGTACCTCATGCAGATAGCTCTGTCCACTCTCAGCCCCATAATGTCCACCAACAGAGGACTCTACAACAGGAAGTTCAGTTGCAGAAAAAGAGGAATCTCGTTCAGGGCAGTCAGGCCTCTCAGCTTTCCTTACAACCGAAGCACCATGGAACGGACCAGTCTCGACCCAAGAATGGTCAGCCACATCCCCACCACCAACAGATGCAGCAACAAATGCAGCAGCACTTTGGAAGTTCCCAGCCAGAGAAGAGCTGTGAAAACCCTTCGACTAGCCGGAACCACCATAACCATCCCCAGAACCATCTCAATCAAGATATTATGCACCAACAGCAGGATGTTGGAAGCAGACAGCAAGGCTCAGGAGTTTCTTCTGAACATGTATCTGGGCATAATCCAATGCAGAGGCTTTTGACATCAAGAGGCTTAGAGCAGCAAATGGTGTCCCAACCAAGTATTGTGACTAGACCTTCAGACATGACCTGTACTCCACATAGGCCGGAGAGAAATAGAGTTTCAAGTTACTCTGCTGAGGCACTCATTGGAAAGACATCTTCTAATTCAGAGCAGAGAATGGGTATATCAATTCAGGGTTCCAGAGTTCCAGATCAGCTTGAGATGAGAAGCTATCTTGATGTTCCTAGAAATAAGAGTTTGGCTATTCATAATATGCAGGGTCGTGTGGACCATACTGTAGCCTCAGATATCCGCCTTTCTGATTGTCAGACATTTAAACCAAGTGGAGCCAGTCAACAGCCCCAGAGTAATTTTGATGTACAATCttcaagaaataatgaaataggTAACCCTGTATCCTCATTGAGGAGTATGCAGTCCCAGGCTTTTCGAATCAGTCAAAACACTGGCCCACCACCAATCGACCGTCAAAAGAGATTACCTTACCCACCAGTTCAGAGCATCCCAACAGGAAATGCTATTCCACCAAGGGACAGTGAAAATACATGTCACCAGAGTTTCATGCAGAGTCTGCTTGCCCCTCATCTTGGTGATCAGGTCATTGGGAGCCAGAGACCACTCTCAGAACATCAGAGGAATGCACAGTGTGGTCCATCCTCTGCAATTGAGTACAATTGTCCTCCAACTCATGAAAGTGTCCACATTAGAAGAGAGAGTGAGAGTCAGAACAGGGAAAGTTGTGACATGTCTTTAGGTGCAATTAACACCAGGAACAGCACCTTGAATATTCCCTTTTCAAGTTCCTCTTCCTCAGGAGATATTCAAGGTCGAAACACAAGTCCCAATGTTTCTGTACAGAAATCCAATCCCATGAGGATTACTGACAGTCATGGGACCAAGGGCCACATGAACCCTCCAGTCACAACTAACATGCATGGAGTTGCAAGGCCAGCTTTGCCACATCCGTCTGTGTCTCATGGAAATGCTGATCAAGGGCCTCCTGTACGCCAGGCTAATTCCTCAGTTCCCCAGAGATCAAGGCATCCCTTACAAGACAGTAGTGGTTCCAAAATTCGTCAGCCTGAAAGGAATCGTTCTGGAAACCAAAGACATAGTAATGTCTTTGATCCAAGTCTTCCCCATCTTCCTTTGTCTACCAGTGGCAGTATGATTCTTGGACGTCAACAACCTGctgcagagaagagaggaagtaTTGTTCGTTTCATGCCTGATAGCCCACAAGTACCTAATGATAATTCAGGTCCTGACCAGCATACGCTATCACAGAATTTTGGTTTTCCCTTTATTCCTGAGGGTGGCATGAATCCACCAATAAATGCTAATACTTCTTTCATTCCACAGGTTACTCAGCCTAGTGCCACTCGAGCGCCAGCCCTCATCCCAGTAGATCCCCAAAATACCCTGCCCTCTTTCTATCCCCCATACTCTCCTGCCCATCCTACACTGTCCAATGATATCTCGATCCCCTATTTTTCTAATCAAATGTTCTCAAATCCTAGCACAGAGAAGGTAAACAGTGGAAGTTTAAATAACCGATTTGGATCAATTTTGTCTCCTCCCAGACCTGTTGGCTTTGCCCAACCaagttttcctcttcttcctgatATGCCACCAATGCACATGACTAACTCTCACTTATCCAATTTTAATATGACATCTTTGTTTCCAGAAATAGCTACAGCTCTTCCTGATGGTTCAGCAATGTCACCTTTGCTTACAATAGCAAACTCCTCTGCCTCTGACTCTTCTAAGCAGTCCTCAAACAGACCTGCCCACAACATAAGCCATATTTTGGGTCATGATTGTAGTTCAGCTGTTTAA